One genomic segment of Culturomica massiliensis includes these proteins:
- a CDS encoding sodium ion-translocating decarboxylase subunit beta, whose product MENIDFYSLFQGVGTMAAGGWLLAVTRIALVILGCAVIYLGWKGVLEPMIMIPMGLGMIAINCGTLMMPEGGLGNLFLDPLASDTDELMNIMQIDFLQPIYTLSFSNGLIACFVFMGIGTLLDVGYLLQRPFASILLALCAELGTFLTLPIASAMGLTLKEGASVAMVGGADGPMVLFTSLVLAKHLFVPITVVAYLYLGLTYGGYPYLVKLLVPKRFRAIKIEEKKVPKNYAPKVKLAFAVILCAVLCFLFPVASPLFLSLFIGVAVRECKESMKHVYEFMSGPLLYGSTFMLGLLLGVLCDAHLLMSPVILKLLILSVVALLLSGIGGIIGGYIMYFLKKGNYNPVIGIAAVSCVPTTAKVAQKLVSKDNPDSFVLGHALGANISGVITSAIIAGIYTTIIPLL is encoded by the coding sequence ATGGAAAATATTGATTTTTATAGTTTGTTCCAGGGAGTCGGTACGATGGCCGCCGGCGGATGGTTGCTGGCTGTGACACGTATTGCTTTGGTTATTCTGGGTTGTGCAGTGATTTATTTAGGTTGGAAAGGTGTACTCGAGCCCATGATTATGATTCCGATGGGATTGGGTATGATTGCTATCAATTGCGGTACATTGATGATGCCGGAAGGCGGATTGGGAAATCTGTTTCTGGATCCCTTGGCCAGCGATACGGATGAGTTGATGAATATTATGCAAATCGATTTTTTACAGCCGATTTATACCTTGTCGTTCAGTAACGGGTTGATCGCCTGTTTTGTGTTTATGGGGATCGGTACGTTGCTGGATGTCGGTTATCTGCTCCAACGTCCCTTTGCCAGTATTTTATTGGCTTTATGTGCCGAATTGGGAACTTTTCTCACATTGCCTATTGCTTCGGCTATGGGACTGACATTGAAGGAAGGGGCTTCTGTGGCAATGGTCGGAGGTGCAGATGGTCCGATGGTATTGTTTACTTCTTTGGTATTGGCGAAGCATTTATTTGTGCCGATAACGGTTGTCGCTTATCTGTATTTAGGGTTGACTTACGGAGGATACCCCTATCTGGTGAAATTGTTGGTACCCAAGCGTTTCAGAGCCATAAAAATAGAAGAAAAGAAAGTTCCTAAGAACTATGCCCCCAAAGTCAAGTTGGCTTTTGCCGTCATTTTATGTGCTGTATTGTGCTTTTTGTTCCCTGTGGCTTCTCCTTTGTTTTTGTCATTGTTTATAGGGGTGGCAGTCCGGGAATGTAAAGAGAGTATGAAGCATGTGTATGAATTTATGAGCGGTCCGTTATTGTATGGCTCTACGTTTATGCTGGGATTGTTGTTGGGGGTATTGTGCGATGCTCATTTGCTGATGAGTCCTGTTATCTTGAAGCTATTGATTTTGAGTGTTGTAGCCTTGTTGTTATCCGGAATAGGAGGAATTATCGGAGGGTATATCATGTATTTCCTGAAAAAAGGAAATTACAATCCGGTTATCGGTATTGCCGCAGTAAGTTGTGTTCCGACAACGGCAAAGGTGGCTCAAAAGCTGGTAAGTAAGGATAATCCTGATTCTTTTGTACTTGGACACGCTTTGGGCGCCAATATATCCGGGGTCATTACTTCGGCTATTATTGCCGGAATTTATACGACGATTATTCCGTTGCTATAA
- a CDS encoding glycosyltransferase, producing MNLWEIIYLIEYICWILAAVAVSYPLIFTLASLRKRVFHYPEARKKRRFAIIFPAYREDRIIESVISSFLRQEYPKEYYDVVVVSDHMQDNTNERLSRLPIILLKANYEKSSKAKALNFAIDNLDPNKYDIVVILDADNLVEPDFLNEINKTFEAGIKAVQTHRTAKNRNTEIAVLDGISEEVNNSIFRRGHVNLGISSALIGSGMAFDYSWFRNNVKHLHTAGEDKELEVLLLKQRIFIEFLDYVWVYDEKTQGEKGFYNQRRRWLATQIGQWGRVYRDLPKAIFSGNLDYSDKLIQWILPPRLILFGGIIVMGGLMQILDWPLAIKWWGLFIIMGITLCLAIPDKMVDEDFKKSINKLPKLFVMMVLNHFRLKGENKKFTSTEKGINP from the coding sequence ATGAACCTTTGGGAAATCATATACTTGATTGAATACATTTGCTGGATATTAGCCGCCGTAGCTGTCAGTTATCCGTTGATATTCACGCTGGCTTCATTACGCAAACGGGTATTCCATTATCCGGAAGCCCGGAAAAAACGTCGTTTTGCAATCATTTTCCCGGCTTACCGGGAAGACCGGATCATCGAATCCGTAATCAGCTCGTTTTTAAGGCAGGAATACCCCAAAGAATACTACGATGTAGTTGTCGTATCCGACCACATGCAGGACAATACAAACGAACGGTTGTCCCGTTTACCGATTATCCTTCTGAAAGCCAACTATGAAAAAAGCTCAAAAGCCAAAGCGCTCAACTTTGCCATAGATAACCTCGATCCCAACAAATACGATATCGTCGTCATCCTGGATGCAGATAACCTTGTCGAACCGGATTTCCTCAATGAGATCAATAAAACCTTTGAAGCCGGTATAAAAGCCGTACAAACACACCGTACCGCTAAAAACCGGAATACGGAAATTGCCGTTCTCGATGGAATCAGTGAAGAAGTGAATAACTCGATATTCCGTCGCGGACATGTCAATTTAGGCATTTCTTCTGCCCTTATCGGATCAGGTATGGCTTTCGATTACTCATGGTTTCGCAACAACGTTAAACACCTGCATACAGCCGGCGAAGACAAAGAACTGGAAGTACTATTGCTCAAACAACGCATTTTCATCGAATTCCTCGATTATGTATGGGTATACGACGAAAAAACGCAGGGAGAAAAAGGATTTTACAACCAACGGAGACGATGGCTGGCTACACAGATCGGACAATGGGGACGTGTATACAGGGACCTGCCCAAAGCCATCTTCTCCGGTAATCTCGATTACAGCGATAAACTGATCCAATGGATACTCCCTCCCCGCCTCATTCTTTTCGGCGGAATCATCGTCATGGGAGGACTCATGCAAATTTTAGACTGGCCGCTTGCTATAAAATGGTGGGGACTGTTTATCATTATGGGAATCACTCTTTGTCTGGCCATACCCGATAAAATGGTCGATGAGGATTTCAAAAAGTCAATCAACAAACTACCCAAACTATTTGTCATGATGGTACTCAATCATTTCCGCTTAAAAGGAGAAAATAAAAAATTTACGAGTACTGAAAAAGGGATTAACCCATAA
- a CDS encoding glycosyltransferase family 2 protein, with translation MNIPKISVVIPVYNTEAYVGEAIESAREQTLRDIEIIVIDDGSTDRSPFIIRELANTDPRIRIYTQTNQGVSAARNKGLEYIKGEFIYFLDSDDLLEKNALEQCYRQCIEQNLDFVFFDAQTINTGNYHAQNYIHKAEQGVKKGIEWFDHQLDTHTFRTPVWLNLIRTAFLRQYRLSFYPGIIHEDELFCFQLYLYAARVGYIPQIFSRRRLREGSIMTRNFSNENIAGYLTVMKEIKRLQQTQPIPVRKIIDKYFRTTLNAIVWRAHLLPSAQKRKLFITCIREKYFRYVRFRNFLVMFLKTG, from the coding sequence ATGAATATCCCGAAAATCAGTGTCGTCATCCCGGTATACAATACCGAAGCCTATGTCGGTGAAGCCATTGAAAGCGCCAGAGAACAAACCCTCCGGGACATCGAAATCATTGTCATCGACGACGGTTCTACCGACCGCAGTCCTTTCATCATCCGTGAACTGGCAAATACCGACCCCCGCATCCGGATCTATACCCAAACGAATCAAGGCGTATCGGCTGCCCGCAACAAAGGGCTTGAATATATCAAAGGTGAATTTATATACTTCCTGGACAGTGACGACCTGCTCGAAAAAAATGCCTTGGAACAGTGTTACCGGCAATGCATAGAGCAGAATCTCGATTTTGTATTTTTCGACGCACAAACAATCAACACAGGCAACTACCATGCCCAGAATTACATCCATAAAGCCGAACAGGGAGTCAAAAAAGGAATTGAATGGTTCGACCATCAATTAGATACACACACATTCCGGACACCGGTATGGCTTAACCTGATACGCACGGCCTTTCTCCGGCAATACCGATTGTCGTTCTACCCCGGAATCATCCACGAAGACGAACTGTTTTGCTTTCAACTATACCTCTACGCCGCCCGGGTCGGTTACATTCCGCAAATATTTTCCCGGCGCAGACTAAGAGAAGGATCGATCATGACCCGGAATTTCTCCAATGAAAATATAGCCGGATACCTGACCGTCATGAAAGAAATCAAACGGCTGCAACAAACACAACCCATACCCGTCCGGAAAATTATAGACAAATACTTCCGTACCACACTCAATGCTATTGTGTGGAGAGCCCACCTTTTACCGTCGGCTCAAAAACGGAAGCTTTTTATAACCTGTATCCGGGAAAAATATTTCCGTTACGTCCGTTTCCGGAATTTTTTGGTTATGTTTTTAAAAACCGGCTAA
- a CDS encoding glycosyltransferase family 2 protein — MKQTPEISIITVNYNGFNDTCDLLDSVQEHLHTRTYEIIVVDNGSRKNEAAMLRQRYPHAIVLRSEQNLGFAGGNNLGIAQAQGKYIFLLNNDTYIKDDSLSALCDTLENNPDIGAVSPKIRFAFPPYAIQYAGFTPMTRYTLRNHATGYDEPDKGQYDIPGPTAFLHGAALMFKKEILEEIGNMSEIFFLYYEEMDWCSRLTRQGYRLWYQPACTVYHKESRSTGNDSPLKTYYLNRNRLLYSWRNCPGAEKWIALFYQLTIAIPKNIVLNLLKGRTRQAKAICKGCMDFFSLKNKKK; from the coding sequence ATGAAGCAAACACCTGAAATATCGATTATTACAGTTAATTACAACGGCTTCAACGACACCTGTGACTTACTCGATTCCGTACAGGAACACCTGCATACCCGTACCTACGAAATCATTGTCGTAGACAACGGTTCCCGGAAAAATGAGGCAGCCATGCTCCGGCAGCGTTATCCGCATGCCATCGTTCTCCGGAGTGAACAAAATCTGGGTTTCGCCGGAGGCAACAACCTGGGGATAGCACAGGCTCAGGGAAAATATATTTTTTTGCTCAACAACGACACCTATATTAAAGACGATAGTCTGTCCGCTCTCTGTGATACACTCGAAAACAATCCCGATATAGGAGCCGTAAGTCCGAAAATACGCTTTGCATTTCCACCTTACGCCATCCAGTATGCCGGATTCACCCCAATGACCCGCTACACCTTGCGCAATCATGCCACCGGATATGACGAACCGGACAAAGGGCAGTACGATATTCCGGGTCCGACGGCCTTCCTGCACGGGGCAGCCCTCATGTTCAAAAAAGAAATTCTGGAAGAAATCGGCAACATGTCCGAAATATTTTTCCTCTATTACGAAGAAATGGACTGGTGTAGCCGGCTGACCCGGCAAGGATACCGGTTGTGGTATCAACCTGCCTGCACTGTCTACCACAAGGAAAGCCGGTCTACGGGAAACGACAGTCCGTTGAAAACCTATTATCTCAATCGCAACCGCCTACTGTATTCCTGGCGTAATTGTCCGGGAGCAGAAAAATGGATCGCTTTATTTTACCAATTGACGATAGCTATTCCTAAAAATATAGTGTTAAATTTGCTGAAAGGAAGAACACGACAGGCAAAAGCCATTTGTAAAGGATGCATGGACTTTTTTTCATTAAAAAACAAAAAGAAATAA
- a CDS encoding glycosyltransferase family 4 protein, producing MKIAIEAQRIFRPNKHGMDFVALEVIRELQKLDTENEYYILTAPGEDHCLTPTSNFHIVEIKCPSYPLWEQFALPRAIRRIKPDLLHCTSNTAPVFCSVPLVLTLHDIIFLEKKAGKNSSFYQNMGRYYRRLVVPRIIKHCRKIITVSNFECNRIRSFLNLEENRITAIHNGYSQRFQPLEISRTQIQKYLPDEEYLFFLGNTDPKKNTPRTLKAYSLYLKKSAKRLPLLIADLKEDTIDRILHQEQIEEIKPMLRYPGYIPHTDLPAIYNRASVFLYTSLRESFGIPLLEAMACGTPVITSNTSAIPEIAGKDALLINPEKAETIAKVLIELEQNPLLRRKQIDYGLERVKHFSWQQTAHQLLNVYQDVIQKH from the coding sequence ATGAAAATTGCGATTGAAGCCCAACGGATTTTTCGTCCCAACAAACACGGGATGGATTTTGTAGCACTCGAAGTCATTCGGGAACTGCAAAAACTGGATACAGAAAATGAATATTACATCCTGACGGCTCCCGGTGAAGACCATTGCCTGACACCGACATCCAACTTTCATATCGTTGAAATCAAATGTCCCTCTTACCCGCTTTGGGAACAGTTTGCTTTACCACGGGCCATCCGGCGTATCAAACCCGATCTGTTGCATTGTACCAGTAATACAGCCCCTGTTTTTTGTTCCGTACCCCTGGTATTGACCCTGCATGATATTATATTTCTGGAAAAAAAGGCCGGAAAAAACAGTTCGTTCTACCAAAATATGGGACGGTATTACCGTCGTTTGGTCGTACCCCGGATAATAAAACATTGCCGGAAGATCATTACCGTTTCAAACTTCGAATGCAACCGGATCCGGTCGTTCCTGAATTTAGAGGAAAACCGGATTACAGCCATCCACAACGGTTACAGTCAACGCTTTCAGCCACTGGAAATTTCCCGGACACAAATTCAAAAATACCTGCCGGACGAAGAATACCTTTTCTTTCTGGGAAATACCGATCCGAAAAAAAACACGCCGCGAACATTGAAAGCATACAGCCTTTATCTGAAAAAATCGGCAAAACGGCTGCCTTTGCTGATTGCTGATTTAAAAGAAGACACAATCGACCGTATACTGCACCAGGAGCAGATAGAAGAAATCAAACCCATGCTCCGCTACCCCGGCTATATCCCGCACACAGATCTACCGGCCATTTACAACAGAGCTTCGGTTTTTCTTTACACCTCTTTACGGGAAAGTTTCGGTATTCCTCTGCTCGAAGCAATGGCCTGCGGTACTCCGGTGATTACTTCAAACACATCTGCCATCCCGGAAATTGCCGGAAAAGATGCTCTTTTAATTAATCCGGAAAAGGCTGAGACCATAGCGAAAGTCCTCATTGAACTGGAACAGAATCCACTTCTCCGCCGGAAACAAATCGATTATGGCCTGGAGCGGGTAAAACATTTTTCCTGGCAACAAACGGCACACCAGCTACTGAATGTCTATCAAGACGTCATCCAAAAACATTAA
- a CDS encoding O-antigen ligase family protein, protein MYNFRYKYPIALGLFAGLVIIFQLILHQGTAVALAFAALPAILLGIGGIIHKQYTFYAFFILNYVIMGINRYIPIKSGMIMTVLALGIIVISMVKEIQTRQNWERSKNFLTFAWCIWLVYCILEIFNPSALAAPWSIAIANYAFFPLFCAILVPVFFTRYKNFQWLLIIWASLTLLAAFKGYWQRNQGFDTTELRWLFEEGGGSTHLINTGIRFFSFFSDAASYGASMGLSLIVFGISGFYARKKWLKILFWLAALGGGYGLVISGTRSSLAIPFVGLAVYLVLCRNTKAIFTTAVLLIGSFVFLNYTTIGNSNRLIRRMRSAFDLNDASFQIRQNNQQQVYHLMKDKPFGIGLGLAGDKADRFRPVNRHDPLTYMATDSWYVMTLVETGIAGLTLYLLILLAILFKATYIASFRILNRELQGQLYAIIAAISGILVTCYGNEVLNYPNGIIVYTLMAILYIAPYYDRELNQHEANT, encoded by the coding sequence ATGTATAATTTCCGTTATAAATACCCGATAGCCCTTGGACTATTTGCCGGTTTAGTCATTATATTCCAGCTTATTCTCCATCAGGGAACTGCCGTAGCATTGGCTTTTGCAGCTTTGCCGGCTATTTTATTGGGTATCGGCGGAATAATACACAAACAGTATACCTTTTACGCCTTTTTTATTCTCAATTATGTCATCATGGGAATAAACCGGTACATTCCCATAAAAAGCGGCATGATCATGACGGTTCTGGCTCTAGGTATAATCGTAATCTCAATGGTAAAAGAGATACAAACCCGCCAGAATTGGGAGCGCTCCAAAAACTTTCTGACATTCGCCTGGTGTATCTGGCTGGTGTATTGCATATTGGAGATATTCAACCCCAGTGCACTGGCAGCTCCCTGGAGTATTGCTATCGCCAATTACGCATTTTTTCCTTTATTCTGCGCTATTCTGGTACCGGTTTTCTTTACCCGTTACAAAAATTTCCAATGGCTGCTGATCATATGGGCCAGCCTGACCCTATTAGCGGCATTCAAAGGATATTGGCAACGCAACCAGGGATTCGATACAACAGAATTACGTTGGTTATTTGAAGAAGGAGGCGGAAGCACTCACCTCATCAACACCGGTATCCGCTTTTTTTCTTTTTTCAGTGATGCTGCCAGCTATGGGGCGAGCATGGGCTTATCCCTGATCGTTTTCGGCATTTCCGGATTTTACGCAAGAAAAAAATGGCTCAAAATACTCTTTTGGCTGGCTGCTTTAGGCGGAGGATACGGACTTGTTATTTCCGGCACCCGCAGTTCGCTGGCAATTCCGTTTGTAGGACTCGCCGTTTACCTAGTGCTGTGCCGGAATACAAAAGCCATTTTTACGACAGCCGTTCTGTTGATCGGCAGTTTTGTATTTCTGAATTACACGACAATCGGCAACAGCAATCGTCTGATCCGGCGTATGCGCTCGGCATTCGATCTAAACGACGCTTCTTTCCAGATCAGGCAAAACAACCAACAACAGGTTTATCACCTGATGAAAGACAAGCCTTTCGGAATAGGCCTGGGATTAGCGGGAGACAAAGCCGACCGTTTCAGACCGGTCAACCGGCACGATCCCCTCACCTATATGGCAACAGACTCCTGGTATGTCATGACACTTGTCGAAACAGGAATTGCAGGCCTTACGCTATACCTTCTTATTTTATTGGCCATATTATTCAAAGCGACTTATATCGCTTCTTTCCGGATACTCAACCGGGAACTGCAAGGACAATTATATGCCATCATTGCAGCGATCAGCGGAATTCTGGTCACTTGCTACGGAAACGAAGTATTGAATTATCCGAACGGTATTATCGTATATACACTAATGGCCATCTTGTATATTGCGCCATATTACGACAGAGAATTGAATCAGCATGAAGCAAACACCTGA
- a CDS encoding acyltransferase, whose translation MLAKLKKKLGHNPRLKQQVLHLLVHPVKTRPRRWLRLLQPFYLKRSKGSIIYGNVRKDLVPFNAFQLGAYSVIESFSTINNMVGAVIIGNHSRIGLSNTIIGPVTIGNQVNLAQNIVISGLNHNYRDITQPISKQGVTTIPVTIEDDVWIGANAVILAGITIGKHAVVAAGTVVTCNVPPYSVCAGNPGRIVRQYDFEQKTWIKPVR comes from the coding sequence ATGCTAGCCAAACTCAAAAAAAAACTCGGGCATAATCCCCGCCTAAAGCAACAGGTACTTCACCTGCTCGTACATCCGGTAAAAACGCGCCCCCGCCGCTGGTTACGCCTGTTACAACCGTTCTATCTGAAACGTTCGAAAGGAAGCATTATCTACGGTAATGTCCGTAAAGACCTCGTCCCGTTCAATGCCTTCCAACTCGGTGCTTATTCTGTTATCGAGAGTTTCTCGACAATAAACAATATGGTCGGTGCCGTAATCATCGGAAACCACAGCCGGATCGGCTTATCCAATACGATTATCGGACCTGTCACTATCGGGAACCAGGTAAATCTGGCTCAAAACATCGTTATCTCAGGTCTTAATCACAATTACCGGGACATCACACAACCGATCAGTAAACAAGGCGTTACGACGATCCCCGTCACCATAGAGGACGATGTATGGATCGGCGCTAATGCCGTTATCCTGGCCGGAATAACGATAGGCAAACACGCAGTCGTTGCTGCAGGTACAGTCGTTACGTGCAATGTCCCTCCTTATTCCGTTTGCGCCGGCAATCCGGGACGTATTGTCAGACAATACGATTTCGAACAAAAAACATGGATAAAACCTGTACGATAA